A stretch of Coccidioides posadasii str. Silveira chromosome 2, complete sequence DNA encodes these proteins:
- a CDS encoding uncharacterized protein (EggNog:ENOG410PQ6I~COG:A~BUSCO:16013at33183), with product MSRSGTTLYVTGFGHGTRARELAYEFERYGRLVRCDIPAPRTAASRLFAFVEYESRRDADDAYHEMHNKRIGRDDVLKIEWARTPPSASWRFDSGRDRRRDRTPPRRVRSPSPRRGRGDYSPRKEDRRDRDYDRRDRDRSRSPDDRDRERDRDRERDRERDRDLRDDRDRRDEDRENGTNGDDRKVPLDSPTPAHDELDTAE from the exons ATGTCTCGCAGTGGTACCACTCTCTATGTCACCGGCTTTGGCCACGGAACTCGTGCACGAGAACTTGCCTACGAATTCGAACG ATATGGCCGCCTTGTTCGGTGCGATATTCCGGCTCCTCGGACTGCCGCTAGTCGTCT CTTTGCGTTTGTTGAGTATGAGAGCCGACGCGATGCAGACGATGCTTATCACGAAATGCACAACAAACGTATTGGTCGGGACGATGTTTTGAAGATCGAG TGGGCTCGTACACCGCCTTCTGCGTCGTGGCGTTTTGATTCCGGTCGCGATCGACGCCGTGATCGCACTCCACCCCGTCGAGTGCGCTCGCCTTCTCCTCGCCGTGGCAGAGGTGACTATTCTCCCCGCAAGGAAGATCGTCGTGATCGCGATTACGACCGCAGAGATCGCGATCGCTCTCGGAGCCCCGATGACCGTGATCGTGAGCGTGATCGGGACCGCGAGCGTGATCGTGAGCGCGATCGGGACCTCAGAGACGATCGCGATAGGCGAGATGAAGATCGCGAGAATGGGACAAATGGTGATGACAGGAAAG TTCCCTTGGATTCTCCCACCCCTGCTCATGACGAGCTAGATACTGCTGAGTAG
- a CDS encoding uncharacterized protein (EggNog:ENOG410PJVD~COG:S~TransMembrane:2 (o47-78i204-227o)~BUSCO:1591at33183) has protein sequence MAPIEGQDAPLKATVHGSQQSLKTEAQPPTLTNHILSLFSRCNSSSFVAITGGLFACLYVVFGRLALLFIGAVGGAILHAWWEEWNDSPGENKANEALRRRRELGIELAERLMRSDVISMESTPAEHPSVAKIQNGEPDLSTLHPAPAAALEAVVNAVIKDYIRWWYDPILPSETNFPRACRESLVSFIHSVSVHLSRKRPAELFLQFVMNSSSIMIVFLSEISIALGPANANATSVADAINIYLEEFPESGLANIVSIEEQRKRLRVMASELLKNFLDSTAYDCAPVQIFLREIVTGVIFESIIKTCSAPDYINGWIIHLLEGGEPEFINAIDAGLDALDKVSDTQLNPGPTDISPAHGDPDSIITDRESPNPKTRHNLATTVLTGSDPMGVPSTDESGKAHCRNQSINGMVSPENTVVQHEKMGNHSEALCQATSATLDSGEGVSSGIIRLPTFTTIEGASVSPGSMDGCHISKASNGTSPLIQNRGHTPSAEALAATPSAAKLLHASISILEDFATHDDGIMRSKPTTEYLVQVEPKCSHLSGWMIARQYTDFESLHETLRRISVVSGVTQFSMRHPNLPDWKNRNAEDLRGLLENYLQDALHHEALAESEGLKRFFEKGLGAGFPSISVPTRIGSVFRNPAVLENMGKGVLGVISTAPKGVAEGGKAVLGGVSGFFGSTASGAKRRRAESPTSRSRPEFEETIADHAKSAITESHWDRSSRPELEDHGDRLVMSHSQLAKVSDEPPTTYSSSFTQSVSAGPWKNGEIEPISDHGVAFPNDSTLHLSCESFTRQERIVPHRGETQSTTITTIQSAQGNETLNPKTCEPAEIHREGKAVDSKSNPHAALSEEEAIMVVELLFAVVNEIYGLSSAWKFRKRLLHAAKAFLLRPGNPNLEAIRLLIQDSIIKDNTTHETLADYINMLRESCFSAQNNGEPATLLTLTEKDRKKMQERARSLLIENGMPSALISCMGSNATSEALGRIFDSLQIESVARGFVCAVLLQALKVIVQ, from the exons ATGGCACCCATTGAGGGCCAGGATGCCCCTTTGAAAGCAACAGTACATGGATCGCAGCAAAGTTTGAAAACAGAGGCACAACCTCCCACACTCACCAACcatattctctctctcttctcacGTTGCAATTCAAGCTCTTTTGTTGCCATTACTGGAGGCTTATTTGCTTGCTTGTATGTTGTGTTTGGGCGATTGGCGTTGCTTTTCATTGGTGCTGTTGGCGGCGCAATATTACATGCTTGGTGGGAGGAATGGAACGATAGCCCTGGCGAGAACAAGGCCAATGAGGCGCTTCGAAGGCGCCGGGAGCTGGGCATCGAACTTGCCGAACGGCTGATGCGATCGGACGTAATATCAATGGAATCGACTCCGGCTGAGCATCCATCTGTTGCTAAGATACAGAATGGTGAGCCCGATCTTTCCACATTGCATCCTGCCCCAGCCGCAGCTTTGGAAGCGGTCGTGAATGCTGTAATCAAAGACTATATCCG GTGGTGGTATGACCCAATTTTGCCTTCTGAAACAAATTTTCCGCGCGCATGTCGCGAGTCTCTGGTCAGCTTTATCCATTCTGTGTCTGTCCACCTTTCACGCAAGAGGCCTGCGGAACTTTTTCTTCAATTCGTTATGAATTCTTCCTCGATCATGATTGTGTTTTTGAGCGAGATATCCATTGCTCTTGGCCCCGCAAATGCAAATGCTACCTCTGTAGCCGATGCTATAAATATATACCTAGAGGAGTTCCCGGAGAGTGGTCTAGCAAATATTGTCTCCATTGAAGAACAGCGAAAACGGCTGAGAGTTATGGCTAGTGAACTGCTGAAAAACTTCCTTGATTCGACTGCCTACGACTGTGCGCCGGTACAAATTTTTCTCCGCGAAATAGTCACGGGAGTGATATTCGAATCCATTATCAAAACGTGTTCGGCACCGGATTATATAAACGGCTGGATCATTCATCTACTTGAAGGAGGCGAGCCCGAATTTATCAATGCGATAGATGCTGGATTGGATGCCCTGGACAAAGTTAGTGACACGCAACTGAACCCTGGACCCACAGACATTTCACCGGCGCACGGCGACCCAGATTCAATAATAACCGATCGAGAGTCACCAAACCCCAAGACCCGTCATAATTTGGCCACAACGGTGTTGACCGGATCTGATCCAATGGGGGTTCCGAGTACAGATGAAAGCGGAAAGGCACATTGCAGAAACCAAAGTATTAATGGCATGGTGAGTCCTGAAAACACGGTAGTCCAACATGAAAAGATGGGAAATCATAGCGAGGCTCTTTGCCAGGCAACTTCTGCTACATTGGATAGTGGTGAAGGGGTAAGTTCTGGGATCATCAGACTGCCTACTTTCACTACAATAGAAGGTGCCTCCGTGTCTCCGGGCTCTATGGATGGCTGTCACATTTCAAAAGCTTCCAATGGAACCTCTCCTCTCATCCAAAATAGAGGTCATACTCCCTCAGCCGAAGCACTGGCTGCCACACCGTCCGCAGCAAAATTACTTCATGCGTCGATATCAATTCTTGAGGACTTTGCTACACACGATGATGGAATCATGCGTTCCAAGCCTACCACCGAATATCTAGTACAAGTCGAGCCCAAATGCTCTCATCTCTCTGGCTGGATGATTGCAAGGCAATACACCGACTTTGAATCGCTTCATGAGACTTTACGGCGCATATCGGTAGTTTCCGGCGTCACTCAATTTTCAATGCGACATCCTAATCTGCCGGATTGGAAAAATCGCAATGCGGAGGACTTGCGTGGACTCCTTGAAAATTACTTACAAGACGCGTTACATCATGAAGCCCTTGCTGAATCTGAAGGTTTGAAAAGGTTTTTCGAGAAAGGGTTGGGGGCTGGTTTTCCATCCATTTCCGTTCCGACGAGGATTGGTTCTGTTTTCCGCAATCCTGCAGTACTGGAAAACATGGGCAAGGGGGTTTTGGGAGTTATAAGTACTGCCCCTAAGGGGGTCGCTGAAGGGGGGAAAGCGGTGCTTGGAGGTGTATCCGGCTTTTTTGGTTCTACAGCCTCCGGGGCGAAGAGAAGACGGGCCGAAAGCCCAACATCTCGAAGTCGGCCAGAATTCGAGGAAACGATAGCAGACCATGCCAAGTCCGCAATCACTGAATCTCATTGGGATCGCTCCAGCCGACCTGAGCTGGAAGATCACGGAGATAGGCTTGTTATGTCTCATTCACAGTTAGCTAAGGTATCAGACGAACCCCCCACAACGTATTCCTCCTCTTTCACTCAGTCAGTCAGTGCTGGTCCTTGGAAAAATGGGGAAATTGAGCCTATTTCAGACCATGGAGTTGCTTTCCCAAATGATTCAACACTGCATTTGTCTTGTGAATCATTTACGAGACAAGAGAGAATTGTACCTCATCGGGGTGAAACGCAAAGTACCACCATAACGACAATCCAAAGCGCACAAGGGAACGAAACTCTTAATCCCAAAACCTGCGAACCCGCCGAGATACATCGGGAAGGCAAGGCTGTCGACTCCAAATCCAATCCGCATGCAGCTCTTTCAGAAGAGGAGGCTATCATGGTCGTGGAATTGTTGTTTGCGGTTGTTAATGAGATTTATGGTCTATCTTCAGCCTGGAAATTTCGAAAGCGTTTGTTACATGCAGCCAAAGCCTTTCTTCTCCGCCCAGGGAACCCAAACCTCGAAGCTATTAGGCTGCTTATCCAGGATTCGATCATAAAGGACAATACAACGCATGAAACTTTGGCAGACTACATCAATATGTTGCGCGAATCATGTTTTTCTGCACAAAATAATGGTGAACCTGCCACCCTGCTCACACTAACTGAGAAGGATCGGAAGAAAATGCAGGAAAGGGCTCGAAGTTTATTGATTGAAAACGGCATGCCCTCTGCACTGATTAGTTGCATGGGCAGCAATGCAACAAGTGAGGCTCTTGGGCGGATTTTTGATAGTCTTCAAATAGAATCTGTCGCAAGAGGCTTTGTCTGTGCTGTCCTGCTGCAAGCGCTGAAAGTGATTGTGCAGTGA
- a CDS encoding uncharacterized protein (EggNog:ENOG410PFMQ~COG:C~BUSCO:9269at33183) — translation MSLDGKEGSPPDRSTKQSSGTLSSLPPQVAVQTNPTSWYADTRNLLSDPVVAAFIAGGVAGAVSRTIVSPLERLKILLQVQNAGRNDYKLSISKALIKMWKEEGWRGFMRGNGTNCIRIVPYSAVQFGSYSIYKKFAEPYPGGEMTPFSRLVCGGLAGITSVSVTYPLDIVRTRLSIQSASFSELKHDPGRKLPGMFQTMRVMYRTEGGIIALYRGIVPTVAGVAPYVGLNFMTYESVRKYLTPEGDANPSPYRKLLAGAISGAVAQTCTYPFDVLRRRFQINTMSGLGYRYTSIWDAIRVIVTQEGIRGLYKGIVPNLLKVAPSMASSWLSFELTRDLFISLGDKSA, via the exons ATGAGTCTTGACGGTAAAGAGGGCTCCCCGCCCGACCGTTCTACAAAGCAATCAAGTGGTACCTTGTCAAGTCTACCACCACAG GTAGCGGTCCAGACCAACCCTACTTCGTGGTATGCGGATACAAGAAATCTCCTCTCGGACCCCGTGGTTGCAGCGTTCATTGCTGGTGGAGTGGCTGGCGCAGTGTCCCGAACAATTGTTTCACCCCTCGAACGGTTAAAAATTCTCCTCCAGGTTCAGAATGCCGGTAGAAACGACTATAAATTGTCCATATCAAAAGCTCTAATCAAGATGTGGAAGGAAGAAGGATGGAGAGGGTTTATGCGCGGGAATGGGACAAACTGTATTCGAATCGTACCTTACTCGGCGGTACAGTTTGGAAGCTATAGCATCTACAAAAAG TTTGCGGAACCATATCCTGGAGGTGAAATGACCCCTTTCAGTCGACTGGTATGCGGGGGTCTCGCGGGAATTACTTCCGTCAGTGTCACTTATCCTTTGGACATTGTTCGAACCCGGCTATCCATTCAATCTGCGTCATTTTCCGAACTTAAACATGATCCGGGTCGAAAACTTCCTGGCATGTTCCAAACCATGCGCGTCATGTACCGGACGGAAGGAGGTATAATTGCGCTTTATCGAGGGATAGTTCCAACTGTTGCTGGAGTGGCACCCTAT GTCGGTTTGAACTTTATGACTTACGAGTCAGTCCGGAAGTACTTGACGCCTGAAGGGGATGCCAATCCAAGTCCGTACCGGAAGTTGTTGGCGGGTGCTATCTCCGGTGCAGTGGCACAGACGTGTACATATCCGTT TGACGTTCTTCGGCGACGCTTCCAAATCAATACCATGTCGGGCCTGGGCTACAGATACACGTCAATTTGGGACGCTATCAGGGTTATTGTAACCCAGGAAGGTATTAGAGGACTGTATAAGGGAATCGTTCCAAATTTATTGAAAGTGGCTCCAAGCATGGCCAGTAGCTGGCTCAGCTTTGAATTGACTCGCGACCTTTTCATCAGCCTTGGCGATAAAAGTGCTTGA
- a CDS encoding uncharacterized protein (EggNog:ENOG410PQJE~COG:U~BUSCO:15895at33183) translates to MGTPSIASIGIIGKSDNLLHISVFPPHESAQVEFSLAFNSSLDVLELRQHDTSVDQDFGLLHALDERFSVYGWLTNTGVKFLIIVDLEGRVAVPGKFAPLAGLRESDLKPAFRALQTAYMKLLQNPFYDPDRNDTDCGEPATSNIGIKNHHFIAEVNRIGELWVPGMVNV, encoded by the exons ATGGGAACTCCATCAATAGCCTCCATTGGTATCATTGGCAAATCG GATAATCTCCTCCATATTTCGGTGTTTCCACCTCATGAAAGCGCACAGGTTGAGTTTTCTCTAGCCTTCAATTCATCTCTTGATGTTCTTGAATTGCGCCAACATGACACCTCTGTCGATCAAGATTTTGGGTTACTACATGCCTTGGATGAGAGATTTTCAGTTTATGGCTGGTTGACAAACACCGGCGTAAAATTTTTGATTATTGTTGATTTAGAGGGGAGAGTGGCTGTCCCTGGAAAGTTCGCACCGCTTGCGGGCCTTCGAGAGTCTGATTTGAAGCCG GCTTTTCGCGCATTACAGACAGCATATATGAAGTTGTTGCAAAATCCATTTTATGATCCAGACAGAAATGATACTGATTGTGGAGAGCCTGCAACCAGTAACATAGGAATCAAAAATCATCATTTCATTGCTGAAGTTAACCGTATTGGTGAATTGTGGGTGCCTGGCATGGTGAATGTTTAA